Below is a window of Pseudomonas monteilii DNA.
TCTTCCGTCACAAGGCCAAGAAAGCCTTGCCGCTGTGGCGCAGCTACCAGCCGGGTGAGTCGCTCACCGCCGTGGGCTTCAACGCGTTCTACCTGCCGATGCAGGGCCAGGGTCAGGCGCTGCCGGCGCTGGTGCGCCTGGATGCCAAGGACGGTGGCGTGATGTACGCCACCCATGATGGCCCGACCGTGGTCGGCATGTCCGGTGGCCCGGTGTTCGCCGCCGACGGTTCGGTGGTCGGCATCAACGTCGCCAACCTCGACAAGGGCGCCCTGAGCAAGATCAAGCGCCCGGACCTGGCCGGACGTGACCGGGTCAGCATCTTCCTGCCCTATGCGCAGATCCAGCGCGAGTGGCAGCGCTTCGCCACGCTGCAGGCCGGGACCAAGGGCGTGCCCGCGCCGGTCGGGCAGCCGATGGTCGCGGCGCACTGAGGCCGATCAGCGTTCGCGCAAGGCTTCGCGCGCCCGGTTGAGCGGCTTGATCAGGTAGTCCAGCACGGTCTTCTCGCCGGTACGGATGTCCACCGTGGCCACCATGCCCGGTACGATCGAGAACGCCGTGCCGGCCTTGTTGCGCAGCACGTCGGACTCGGTCTGGATGTACACCCGGTAGTAGTAGACCTCGGGCTTGACCTCGTCCTGGATCGTGTCGGGGGAGATGGTCACCACCTTGCCGTCCAGGCTGCCGTAGATCGAGTAGTCGTAGGCCGTGATCTTGACCTTGGCGGTCTGGTCCGGGTGGATGAAGGCGATGTCGCGCGGGTTGATGCGCGCCTCGATCAGCAGCTTGTCGTCCTGGGGTACGATCTGCATCAGTTGCCCGTTGGGCGGCACCACGCCGCCGATGGTGGTCACCTCGATGCCCTTGACGATGCCGCGCACCGGCGAGCGGAAGGTCAGCCGCGACAGCGAGTCGGCCCGGCCACGCACCACCTCGGCCAGCGAATCGGCTTCGGCGCTGGCCTTGGCCAGGTCCTGGCGTGCCTGGACCATGTACTCCGAGCGCGCCTCGCTGGCCTTGAGCTCGAGTTCCGAGCGCTGGCGGTTCAGGCGGATCACTTCGACCCGGCTGGACGCCCCGGCCTGGGCCAGTTTCTCGGTGATGGCCAGCTCGCTGCGCACCAGCTTGAGCGACTGCTCGATCCCGGCGAGGGTCTCCTGCAGGCCACGGCGACGGGTCTTGTACAGCTCGGACTCGTCACGGGTCAGTTCCGGCCAGGCCTCCAGGGACGGAGGGAAGGTCAGCGGCTTGCCGGTGACCTCGGCCTGCAGCCGGCTGACGCTGGCCAGCGCGGCGCGGTACTTGGCTTCGCTTTCGCCGACGTTGGACTGGGTCTTGATCGGGTCGAGCTGGGCCAGCACGTCGCCACGCTCGACCTGCGTGCCTTCGCGCACGTTCATCTCGGTGATGATCCCGCCTTCGAGCGACATGATCACCTGTTCGCGCGAGCTGGGCACCACCTTGCCCGTGCCGCTGGACACCTCGACCACGCTGAACAGCGCGGCCCAGATCAGAAAGGCCGCCAGCATCAGGGCGCAGATCCAGACCACCCGGGAGGCGCGCGAGACCGCACGGTCGTCGCTGCCGTCCAGGTACGACGCCGGCGCGGCCGGCGGGTGAAGCGCGACGTTCTGGCTCATGCCTGGGCTCCTTCAGGGTTCTTCAGGCGCGCCAGGGCGACATCCCTGGGCGCGTCGATGACGATCCGGCCGTTGTCGACCACGATGATCCGCTCGACCTTCTGCAGCACGCTGAGCCGGTGCGTGGCCACCACCAGGGTGCGCCCGTCACACCAGCGCTTGAGCTCGTCGAGCAGGCGGCGTTCGGTGACGTCGTCGAGCGACGCGGTCGGCTCGTCGAGCAGCAGCACATGAGGCTGGCGCAACAACAGGCGCGACAGCAACAGGCTCTGGCGCTGACCGCCGGACAGACCCATGCCGCCCTCCAGCACCAGATGGTCCAGGCCCTTGGGCAGGCGGCGGACGAAGTCCAAGGCGCCGGTGATCGACAGCGCCGCGAGCAGTTCCTGGTCGCTGGCCCGACCGGCGCCCAGCACCAGGTTGTCGCGCAAGGTGCCGTGGAACAGCCGTGCCTGCTGATGCAGCAGCCCGACGTCCCGGCGCAGGTCGGCCGGATCCAGGTGGGCCAGGGCGATGCCGTCGAGGGTGACCTCGCCGGTGGCGATGTCCATGGCACCGGCCAGGGCCTGCAGCAGCGTCGACTTGCCCGCGCCGTTGCGCCCGAGCACGGCGATGTGCTCGCCAGGCCGAATGCGCAGGTCGGCGATTTCCAGCACCGCCGGGCCGTCGGCGGCGTAGCGGAACGCCGCCTGCTTGAGGTGGAAGTCGCCCTGGATGGCTGTGAGGTGCACGCGCTTGCTGCCGTCGGGGTGATCGACCGGCTGCTCCATCAGGTTGTTCAGGCCCTTGAGCGCCACCTTGGCCTGCTGCCAGCGGGTCAGCACGTGGTTGAGCTGGGCCATCGGCGCCATCATGCGCGAGGCCAGCATCGAGGCCGCCACTAGGCTGCCGGTGGTGAGGTCGCCGGCGATCACCATCGGTGCGCCGAACAGGATGACCACGGCGAACACCGCGCTCTGCACCGTCTGGGTCCAGGTCACCAGGCCGTTGGTGAGGCCGCGCAGCTGCAAGGCCGTGTCGGCGGTGGCGGCGTTGTAGTGGTTCCACTGTTCCTGGAAACGCTGCTCGGCCTGCAGCGCCTTGATGTCGTCCATGCCTTGCACGCTTTCCACCAGCATGGCATTGCGCAGCGCCGACTCGCGCATGTTGGCGTTGGCCAGGCGCGCCAGCTTGCGCTGGTAGAGCAGCCCTGGCAGCAGCATCACCACCAGCGCCACCACCGGAATGGCCACCAGCGGCCCGCCGATCAGGTAGAAGATGAACAGGAACAGGAAGAAGAACGGCAGGTCGGCCAGGGCCGTGGCGGTGCTCGAGGTGATCAGGTCGCGGACCTGCTCGAGTTCGCGCAGCTGCGAGATGAAGGTGCCGGTGGACTTGGGCCTGACCGAGTTGCGCAGGCGCAAGGCATGGCCGTAGACCAGGTCGGAGATGCGCAGGTCGGCGCGCTTGCCCAGCAGGTCGGTGATGCGCAGCCGCATGATGCGCAAGGTGAAGTCGAACAGCACCGCCAGCAGCACGCCGCCGAACAGCACGTACAGCGTCGGCAGCGACTCGGCCGGCACCACGCGGTCGTAGACCTGCATCGAGAACAGCACCCCGGCCATGCCCAGCAGGTTGGCCACCAGCGAGGCCAGCATCACGTGGCTGTAAGGGCGCAGGTCACGCAGCACGATGCGGCGGAACCAGTGCTCGTCGAACGGCTGCACATAGTCGTCGGTGCGCACGTCCGACAACGGCCGTGCCGGGCGCAGGATCACCGTGCGCCGCACCCGCTGCTCCAGGTCGGCCAGGGGCATGCGCTGTTGCAGGCCCTGGTCGCCACTCAGGGCGATACCCAGTTCGTCACCGCTGATGCTCTGCACCACGCCGACCTGGCCGTCATCCAGTTCGACCACCAGCGGGGTGCGCCACTTGCCCAGCGGCTGACGCTGGCGTCCGCTGAACTTGACCGTCAGCCCGGCCTGGCGCGCCATCTGCCGCACCACGTCCTCCAGGGCGCGGTCGGTGCGCTGCCCGGCGATGCGCACGCTTTCTTCGGAGACGTCCAGGCGGTAATGCTGCGCCACCAGCAGGATGGCCTGCATCCACGGGTGCACGTCCGGCGGCTCGGTGGCCTGGCTGGCCGGTGGCGGAGCGATGATCACAGCGTCGTTCATGGCAGAATCCTCACGCCCTGTACCAGGCGGTCTTCAAGGCCGAAAGCGCGGCGAAAGCCACCGCTGTTGTACAGGCAGTCGATCTGCAGGCGACGCAGATCGGCCTGGGTGCCGGCCAGTTCGAATCGGGACTGGTGGATCTCCTGCTCGGCGTTGAGCAGGTCGAGCAGCGGACGAGTACCCAGGTCCAGGTACTGCTGGCCATACAGCACCCGTGCTTCGCGAATGCCCTCCTGGCGTTGCCGCAGGGCAGCTTGCCGGTAGGCCAGGCTGGAGGTCTGCACCCGCGCCTCGGCCAGGCCCTGGCTGGCCTGCAGCACGGCGGTGTCCTGGGCCGCATCGGCAGCGGTCAGGGCATGGCCGGCGGCGCGGCTGCGGGCGCTGATCGCACCGCCTTGGTAGATCGGCACTTCGAGGCTCAGGTAGATCCCGGCCTGGGTGCGGTCGATGGCCGGGTTGTTGTCGTTGTAGCTGCTGTCCAGGTAATGGTTGACGCTCGGCTCCAGCGACAGCGTCGGGTAGGCCTCGGCCCGGGCCCGGGCCAGGTCCGCCTGGGCTTCACTGCGTTGCGCCTGGGCCACCAGCACGGCGGGCAGCAGGTTGGTGTCGGAGGGCGGGCGTTCGCAGGCCGCGGTCGGCCCGGGAGGGAAATCGTCGGTCACCTCCACGGCCGTGGTCCGGCCGATCAGCGCGCCCAATGCGGCCTGCCAGCGGGCGTACTGGGCCTTGTAGTCCTGCAGCATGGCCACCGCGCCGTCGGCCCGGGACTGCGCCTGGATGAAGTCGGAACGGGCACTGGCGCCCAGTTCGCTGCGCTGGCGGGCCAGCTCGACGATGCGGCCGACGCCGTCGATCTGCTGGCGGGCGATGTCGATCAGCTGGGCGTAGCGTTGCACCTCGATCCAGGCATAGGCCGTCTGGCGCCCGGTCTGGTCGATGGCCAGCAGGATCTGCGCCTGGGCGCGAGCAGCGCGGGCCTTGGCCGACTCGACGGTGTTGTCCACCTTGCCGAAGTCGTAGAGCATCTGCTTGAGCGAGATGTTCAGCGCCTGGGTGTTGCGGTCGCCGCCGTAACCGGTGTCCATGCCGGTACGGATGCCGCCGCTGATCTGGGGGTAGTAGCCGGCTTCGGCGACGTTGATGCCTTCGCCTTGCTGGTAGAGGTCGGCCACCGCCTGGGCGATGTCCGGGTGCCAGGCGATGGCCTGGCCGATGGCTTGGTCGAGGCTCAGCCGCGGACCGTCGGCGACGGTGGGCGACCGGGGTGCGGCGGCACGGCTGGCCGGCGCCTGGTGAAGTCGTTGCGGGCTCAGGTCGAGCAACGCAGGGTCTATCGTGTCGTCGGCCGCCGAGGCAGCGCGAGGGATGAGCAGTGCCAGGGTCGTCAGCAGAACGAAAGGCACGGTACGGCAGTTACTTCCGGCATGGGCTGAAATCACATTATTCCCTTACTGATCATGCTGACGCAGCGCGCCAGGCCGGGGTTGCCCCCGGTCTGGCGTGCGACGCCGTCCTTGTGTCAAACCACGTGTATGCCGTTCTGTACCCAGAGTTGGTGAGTCGGATCCTCCTGTGGCGTGTATTGAGTGTAGGTCAGACCTTCGGCAACCTGTAGGCCATCTGCTTTCCAATCGCCGGACAAGTGCACGCTGTCCTTGTCGTTGCCCTTGATCAGCAGGGTGCCGGCGTCGCTGTCGGTGATCGAGACCAGGTCGGCCAGGCTGACGGTGAGGTCCACGGCGCTGGTGTCGTTCAGGTCGATCACCTCGATGTGACTGAGGCGGTCCTGCAGTTCGCCCAGGTCGATCGCCGCGTCGCCACCGGCCCAGAGCAGGGTATCGGTGCCAGCGCCGCCATCGACCGAAACGAAGTCCAGGTCGCTGATGATCAAGGTGTCGTCACCGTCGCCACCGCTGAGCGTGATGGCTCCACCCTGGCTGCCATCGAGCGTGTCGTTGCCGTCGGTCCCCAGCAGCGTGTGTTCATCCGACGCCGCCAGCGCGTGGAACGCGGTGTCGTCGTCGACGCTGGCCAGGGCCATGCGCGCAGAGCCCGCACCGGCCTGGTTCAGCCCGACCGTCAGGGTGGCGGTGTCGCTGGTGCCGTTGGGGTGCGTCAGGCGGTAGGTGAAGGTGTCCGTCTGGCCGATCACCGTCGAGCTGAGCCCGGCGTTCAAGGTGTAGGCATAACTGCCATCGGCCTTGACCAGCAAGGTGCCGTAGGTTCCGGCGATGCTGGTGCCGTTGTAGCCTGGCTGCACGTAGGTGTTGGCGGCTGCCAGCACCGACAGCGTGGTGAAGGCCGAACCGAGCACGTCGGCGCCGCCACCGGCGGTGTCGGTGAGCAGGTTGCCGGTCACCGGCGTGTAGCTGCCGACCACGAACTGGTTGGTGTAGGTGGCCACGTTGGTGAGGCTGACGTTGAGGCTGGTCAGCACCGCCAGGCCCCCGACGCTGACGTTGACCCGGTAGGTGCCCGGGGTCTGGTCTTCGATGATCACGCCCCGACTGCCGCCGCCCAAGGTGACCAGGGCCGCGCCGTTCCAGCTCTTGACCAGCACGTACTGCCCGGTCGCCGTGTTGAGCTTGGACAGGCTCAGGTTGAGCGAGGCAGACAGCGAGGCCAGGCTGGTGGACGACAAGGTCAGGGTCAGGTCACTGAGGGTGTTGGGGCTGACGGTGAACCCGTACTGCCCCGAACCGCCGGTGAGCGCGACCGAGGTGACCGTCCCCAGGTTGGTCGTGGTGGTGGTCTCCAGGTTGGCCAGGCTGATGCGGGTGCTGGCCAGGTCGTTGGTGGCATCGACCACCACGGCCGGGGCCGCCAGGTTGGCGTTGTTCCAGACCTCCACCGCCTGCGGGCTGTCGATCCGCACGTAGAGCGTCGCGGTGTCGGACAGGCCGTTCGGGTGCACCAGCTGGTAGTTGAACACATCGACCTTGCCGACGCTGCTGGCCGTACCGGTGGCGCGGTAGCTGTAGTTGCCCTGGCCGTCGAGGGTCAGGGTGCCGTACAGGCCTTGCACCACCGTGCCGGTCCCGGCGTTGACGTAGGTGCTGCCGCTTTGCACGCGCAGCACCGCGCCGTTGTCCGGGCCGGTGATGTCGGCCGTGCCGTCGGTGCCCAGGTCGGTGATCACGTTGCCGGTGATCGCCGCGCCCGCCGTGCCCTGGAACTGGGTCAGGCTGGTGACGTCCAGGCGCAGGTTGGAGTCGATGTTGGTGATCACGCTGACGCTGTTGCTGACGAAGTTCAGGCGGTACTCGCCGGCCTGCAGGGTACCGGCGCTGATGCGCACGCCGGTGCCGCTGAGCAGTTGCAGGTCGAGCAGGCCGCCGCTGCCGGTGGTACCGATGGTCTGCCAGACCCCACTGGCATCCTTGACCTGCAGGTTGTAAGTCGCCTGGGTGCTCAGGTCGAGCACGCCAGCGTTGGTCAGGGTCAACGTCGGCCTCGCGGTGGTACCGGCCGCCACGGTGAAGTTGAAGGTATGGGTGAAGCCCACGCCGAGCAGCGTGGGGAAGGTCTCGTTCTGGTTGCTCACCGACGTCACCGGCGCCAGGGTCACCGTGGCCGTGGTCAGGTTGTCGCTGGCCACCACCGGGCGGTCGGCGTCGATGTCCGGCGCCACCAGGGTCGCCGCTGGCGACGCATTGCCACGCCCGTCGGTGACCACTACGGTCAGGGTCTCACCGTTGATCTGCGCGGCGCGCAGGCCGACGCTGAAGCTGCCGTTGGCTTGCGCCACCGCCGTGCCCAGCACCGTGCCGCCCAGCCCACGCACGCTGACCGTGGCGCCGACCTCGGCGGCCCCGGACAAGGTCAGGCCGTCGGTGCTCAACTGCAATCCACTGGCGGCTACCGGTGGCGTCGTGTCCGGCGCGTTGATGACCAGGGCAGGCGACACGTTGCCGGCCGCGTCCAGCTGGGTCAGCGTCAGGGCCTGGAAGTTGGTCAGCGGCGGGTTCAGTGCCAGTGACCAGCTGCCATTGGCGGCCACCACGGCCGTGCCCAGCTCGGCGGCGCCGTTCTTGACCACGATGCGATCACCGGCAATACCGGTGCCGCTGACCAGGGTGCCCACGGCGTTGACCGTGGCGCTGGCCGGAGCCACCGGTGGGGTGGTGTCCGGCGCGGTGATCACGGCCGGGGCCGAGACGTTCTGCGCGGCATCGGTCAGGCGCACGTTGAGCAGCTGCCCATCGAGTTGCGGCGTCGACAGGGTGACGCTGAACTGGCCCGTGGCACCCACCGTCGCGGTACCCAGGGTCTGGCCAGCGGCATTGGTCACCGTCACCTGGGCGCCGACCTCGCCGGTCCCGCTCAGGGTGACGCCGTTACCGGTAATGGCCAGGTTGCCTGCCAAAGCCGGTGGCGTGGTGTCACCGGCCGTGGTGGTGACCGTTGGCGACAGGTTGCCCGCCGCGTCGGCCTGCCGCACCGTCAGCACTTGGCCGTTGGTCTGCGGGCTGGCCAGCAGGACGCTGAAGTTGCCGTCGGCGCCGACCCGCGCGCTGCCCAGCGCCACACCGGCCGCCGTGCTGACCGAGACGATCGCACCCGCTTCGCCGGTACCGGTCAGTTGCAGGCCGTTGCCGACCAGCGCCAGGTTGCCCGGCGCTACCGGCGGCGTGGTGTCCGCCGCGACCAGAGTCGCCACGCCAGAGACGTTGGTGGCCGCATCGGTGAGGGTCACGCCCAGGGACTGACCATTGGTCTGGGGTGGCGTCAAGGTGATGGCGAAGGTGCCGTCGGCGGCGACCGTGCCCAGGCCCAGCAAGGTGGTGCCACTGGTGACGCGCACCACTGCACCGGCCTCGCCGGTCCCGGTCAGGCGGGTGCCGGCCGCGTTGAGCGCCAGGTTGGTGGCCAGCACGGGCGCGGTGGTGTCGGCGGCGGTGAGCTGCACGACGGGCGAACGGTTGGCACCGCCGTCGACCTGCACGGCGCTCAGCACCTGGCCGTTGGTTTGCGCACTGCTCAAGGTCACGCTGAACAGACCGTTGGCGCCGACCACCGCGCGGCCCAGTTCCACACCGGCCGCGTTGGTGATGATGGCCGTGGCACCGGCTTCGCCGCTGCCGTTGACGATCGTGCCCGCGCCGTTGAGCGACACGTTGGCCAAGGCCACCGGCGGCGTGGTGTCGGCGGCGATGACGATGGCCGGCAAGGAAGGCCCGACCAGCGCGATGTTGGCGGTCACCGTCAGGCTCTGGCCGTTGGTCTGCGGCGCGCTCAACTGCACGCTGAACGTGCCGTTGTCGGCCACCGTGGTGGAGCCGAGCAGGGTGGTGCGATCGGCCCCGAACACGTCGATCCGCACGTTGGGCGTCGCACGGCCGGTCAGCGTGGTGCCGGCCAGGTCCAGGACCAGGTTGGTCGGCGTTTCCGGCGGCAGAATCAGCGGCACGGTGATGGTCGCCACGGACGAAGGATTGTTCGACGCATCCACCTGCGTCACGTTGAGCACCTGCAGGAACGACGCCGCAGGCGACAAGGTCACCACGAAGGTCCCATCGGCACCGACCACGGCAGAGCCAAGCGCGGTACCGTTGCCAATTCGCACCGTCACCGTGGCCCCGGCTTCGCCGCGACCGAACAGCTGGTTGAAGCCTGCGTTGAGCGACAGGTCGGTCACCGGCAGCGGTGGCGTGACGTCCGGCGAGGTGATCACCAGAGGCGTGGAGACGTTGTTGGCGGCGTCACGGACCGTGATGGTCAAGGGCGCGCCGGTCTCCTGCGGCGTGGTGTAGACCACGGCGAAGCTGCCGTTGGCCTCGACCACGGCAGTGCCGACCACCGTGCCACTGGCCGTGGTCACGGTGACGCGAGCACCGGCCTCGGCCGTACCGATGAGGAAGCCGACCTCGCTCGTCTCGATCACTGGCACGCCCGGTGGCGTGACATCACGGGCGGTCAAGCTCGCCGACGGCGACACGTTGCCGGCCGCGTCGACCTGCACGAGCGACAACGCCTGGCCGTTGAGCTGCGGGCTGGCCAGGGTGACCGCGAAGGTCCCGTCGCCACCTACCGTGGCCGTACCCAGTACGCCGCCGACCCCGTTCACCCGGACCGTGGCGCCGGCTTCGCCGGTGCCGGACAGCACCAGGCCGTTGACGCTCAGCGTCAGGTCGGCGACGGCGATCGGCGCGGTGGTGTCAGGTGCCTGCAAGGCCACCGTTGGCGAGCTGTTGCCAGCCGCATCGACCTGGCGCACGGTCAAGGTCTGACCGTTGGCCTGAACGCTGGACAAGGTGACGCTGAAACGTCCGTCGGCCCCGACCTGGGCCACGCCCAGCACGGTCTGGTCGGCGGCCGTGACCTGCACCCGCGCACCGGCTTCGCCGACACCCGTCACGGCCAGTCCGGAGGCCGCCAGGGCGAGGTTGGTCGGCACCGCAGGCGGTGTGGTGTCCGGCGCCGTCAGGCTGACCGCCGTGGCGGTGTTGCCCGCCGCATCGGCCTGCACCACGCTCAACAGCTGACCGTTGACCTGCGCCGGGCTGAGGGTGACGACGAAGTTGCCGCTGGCATCGACCGTCGCGGTGCCCAGGCGGGTGGCGCCGCGGAAGACCTCCACGGTGGCGCCTGCCTCACCGAGGCCCGACAGCTGAGTACCGGCCAGGTTGATGGCCAGGCCGGTCACCGCGTTTGGCGCGGTGATGTCAGGCACGGTCAGGTTGCTGACCGGCGAGAGGTTGCCCGCCGGATCGATGACCACCACCGCGAGCGCTTCGCCGTTGACCAGGGCCGGGGTGAGGGTGACGCTGAAGGTGCCGTTGGCACCCACCGTCACCGTGTCGATGACCTCGCCACCGACCCGGCTGACACGTACCTGCGCACCGGCCTCGGCGCTGCCGGTGAGGGCCGTGCCGTTGCTGGCGACCGCCAGGTTGGTGGCGGCGGCCGGCGGCGTCAGGTCCGGGGCAGTGAGGGCGGTGATCGGGCTCAGGTTGCCCTGGCCGTCGGCCTGCTGCACGTTCAGGGCCTGCAGGTTGATCTGCGGCGTGTTCAGGGTGATGGCGAAGCTGCCATCGGCCTGCACGGTACCACTGCCCAGCACGGTGCCGGTGGCGCCGCGCACGGTGACCTGGGCGCCCGCTTCACCGGTACCGGTGACCACGCTGCCGGCGGCGTTGATGGCCACGTTCTGCAGGGCCAGCGGTGCGGTGATGTCCGGCGCCACCAGGTTCGACGTCGGCGAGACGTTGCCGCTGGCATCGGCCTGCACCAGGGTGACGGCCTCGCCATTGGCCTGCGGCGTCGTGAGGACCAGGGTGAAGGCGCCGGTCGCGCCGACCACCACGGTGCCCAGGCTGTCGCCTGCGGCATTGCGTGCCGTGACCACGGCCCCGGCTTCGCCACGCCCGGTGATGCTGGTGCCGGTGCCGTTGAACGCCAGGTTGCTCAGCGCCAGCGGTGCAGTGGTGTCGATGGCCGTGGCGTCGGTGATCGGCGACACGTTGCCCGCGGCATCGGTGAGGGTCACGTCCAGGGCCTGGCCGTTGATCTGCGGCGGGGTCAGGGTGACGGCGAAGGTGCCGTCGACCCGCACCACGCCCGTGCCCAGCACCAGGCCGGCGGCGTTGGTGACCGTCACCCTGCTGCCCGCTTCGCCCACACCGGTGATCAGCGTGCCGGTCTGGTCGATCGCCACGTCGGTCGCCGCCAGCGGCGCCTGACGGTCGGCGGCGAGCAGGGTGACGGCAGCCGATTCGTTACCGGCGCCATCGGTCTGGGTCAGGCTCAGGGTCTGCCCGTTGAGTTGCGCCGTGTCGAGGGTGACGCTGAAGCGCCCGTCGGCTCCGACCACGGCCGTGCCCAGGTCCAGGCCATTGGCATCGCTGACGATGACGCGGGCACCGGTTTCGCCACGCCCGGTCACGGTCAGGCCGTCGAGCGACAGTTGGTAGTCGGTCAAGGCGGCCGGTGGTGTGAGGTCGGCGGCGATCAGCTGATTGGGGCCCGAATTGATGCCATCGGCGTTGCTGGCGTTGACGGTGAGGACCTCGCCATTGAGCTGGGCGGCGGTCAGGTTCACCCGGAAGCTGCCATCCGGATTGACCTGGGCCACGCCGAGCAACTGGCCGTCGAGCGCATGCACGGCGATGCTCGAACCCGGCGTGCCGGTACCGGTCACCACCAGGCCATTGGCGCTCAGGGCCAGATCGCTCGGGGTGTCCGGTGCCAGTTCGCCCGGCGCGGTGATCACCACGGGGCCG
It encodes the following:
- a CDS encoding ATP-binding protein; translation: MNDAVIIAPPPASQATEPPDVHPWMQAILLVAQHYRLDVSEESVRIAGQRTDRALEDVVRQMARQAGLTVKFSGRQRQPLGKWRTPLVVELDDGQVGVVQSISGDELGIALSGDQGLQQRMPLADLEQRVRRTVILRPARPLSDVRTDDYVQPFDEHWFRRIVLRDLRPYSHVMLASLVANLLGMAGVLFSMQVYDRVVPAESLPTLYVLFGGVLLAVLFDFTLRIMRLRITDLLGKRADLRISDLVYGHALRLRNSVRPKSTGTFISQLRELEQVRDLITSSTATALADLPFFFLFLFIFYLIGGPLVAIPVVALVVMLLPGLLYQRKLARLANANMRESALRNAMLVESVQGMDDIKALQAEQRFQEQWNHYNAATADTALQLRGLTNGLVTWTQTVQSAVFAVVILFGAPMVIAGDLTTGSLVAASMLASRMMAPMAQLNHVLTRWQQAKVALKGLNNLMEQPVDHPDGSKRVHLTAIQGDFHLKQAAFRYAADGPAVLEIADLRIRPGEHIAVLGRNGAGKSTLLQALAGAMDIATGEVTLDGIALAHLDPADLRRDVGLLHQQARLFHGTLRDNLVLGAGRASDQELLAALSITGALDFVRRLPKGLDHLVLEGGMGLSGGQRQSLLLSRLLLRQPHVLLLDEPTASLDDVTERRLLDELKRWCDGRTLVVATHRLSVLQKVERIIVVDNGRIVIDAPRDVALARLKNPEGAQA
- a CDS encoding secretion protein HlyD; translated protein: MSQNVALHPPAAPASYLDGSDDRAVSRASRVVWICALMLAAFLIWAALFSVVEVSSGTGKVVPSSREQVIMSLEGGIITEMNVREGTQVERGDVLAQLDPIKTQSNVGESEAKYRAALASVSRLQAEVTGKPLTFPPSLEAWPELTRDESELYKTRRRGLQETLAGIEQSLKLVRSELAITEKLAQAGASSRVEVIRLNRQRSELELKASEARSEYMVQARQDLAKASAEADSLAEVVRGRADSLSRLTFRSPVRGIVKGIEVTTIGGVVPPNGQLMQIVPQDDKLLIEARINPRDIAFIHPDQTAKVKITAYDYSIYGSLDGKVVTISPDTIQDEVKPEVYYYRVYIQTESDVLRNKAGTAFSIVPGMVATVDIRTGEKTVLDYLIKPLNRAREALRER